One genomic segment of Spiroplasma endosymbiont of Poecilobothrus nobilitatus includes these proteins:
- a CDS encoding recombinase RecT produces the protein MTRNINGREIQEWINQAKFQMGYKGYIQLAQRSGQYLDMSVSDVRTGELVNYDRLKGTSFNWIQNEDEREKLSIIGYVAYFKMVNGFEKTLYMTKEQMENHFIKYSKTYAKNKSFYIASFDEMALKTVLTSLLRKWGIMSVELQQAYKSDQAVITTNDEKIYIDNDGNFGKNQGQMSDKTLSNNINNNIIYNEEIV, from the coding sequence ATAACAAGAAATATTAATGGTCGCGAAATACAAGAATGAATTAATCAAGCTAAATTTCAAATGGGTTATAAAGGTTATATTCAATTAGCACAAAGAAGTGGTCAATATTTAGATATGTCAGTATCAGATGTTAGAACTGGTGAATTAGTAAATTATGATCGATTAAAAGGAACTAGTTTTAATTGAATACAAAATGAAGATGAAAGAGAAAAATTATCAATTATTGGTTATGTAGCATATTTTAAAATGGTTAATGGTTTTGAAAAAACATTATATATGACAAAAGAACAAATGGAAAATCATTTTATTAAATACTCTAAAACTTATGCTAAAAATAAATCATTTTATATTGCTAGTTTTGATGAAATGGCATTAAAAACTGTATTAACATCATTATTAAGAAAATGAGGTATTATGTCTGTTGAATTACAACAAGCATATAAATCAGACCAAGCAGTTATTACAACTAATGATGAAAAGATTTATATTGATAATGATGGCAATTTTGGTAAAAATCAGGGGCAAATGAGCGACAAAACCTTATCAAATAATATAAATAATAATATCATATATAATGAAGAAATAGTATAA
- a CDS encoding PBSX family phage terminase large subunit, with the protein MRSKYEQITYIEKWNMKIIIHYYSWRLNYELPQEKVNEQLRLEQLDIERERVWSWGLPGNTSWSIFARYIDIMQETDIIQPAKLLGGVDIANATSPKGHTTAASFWIYNSFDKKAYKVAEYTHSNATQQFKTELEQVKDILEFYNNQLNKYFNLIQQEISINVDDSAYSTLQSLNREKYNYSFGQYMTFKPAQKQKFKIKHRIEAFTMLINTNQLKWLWEKCPVSKTQYELIQWEDKPDAREERMLDLYDDTFDSDFYALHFELIPMVKHNSSADYKLWQQREWIT; encoded by the coding sequence ATGCGTAGTAAATATGAACAAATTACTTATATAGAAAAATGAAATATGAAAATTATTATTCATTATTATAGTTGAAGATTAAATTATGAATTACCACAAGAAAAAGTTAATGAACAATTAAGATTAGAACAATTAGATATTGAAAGAGAAAGAGTATGAAGTTGAGGTTTACCAGGCAATACTAGTTGGTCAATCTTTGCACGATATATTGATATTATGCAAGAAACAGATATTATTCAACCAGCCAAGTTATTAGGTGGTGTTGATATTGCGAATGCTACAAGTCCTAAGGGACATACAACAGCAGCAAGTTTCTGAATATATAATTCATTTGATAAAAAAGCATATAAAGTGGCAGAATATACGCATTCAAATGCTACTCAGCAATTTAAAACTGAATTAGAACAAGTAAAAGATATTTTAGAGTTTTATAATAATCAATTAAATAAATATTTTAATTTAATACAACAAGAAATATCAATTAATGTTGATGATAGTGCATATTCAACATTGCAAAGTTTAAATCGAGAGAAATATAATTACTCTTTTGGTCAATACATGACATTTAAACCAGCACAAAAACAAAAATTTAAAATAAAACATCGTATAGAGGCATTTACTATGTTAATAAATACTAATCAATTAAAATGATTATGAGAAAAATGTCCTGTAAGTAAAACCCAATATGAATTAATTCAATGAGAAGATAAACCAGATGCCAGAGAAGAACGAATGTTGGACTTATACGATGATACATTTGATAGTGATTTTTATGCCTTACACTTTGAATTAATACCAATGGTTAAACATAATAGTTCAGCAGATTATAAATTATGACAACAAAGGGAGTGAATAACTTAA
- a CDS encoding IS3 family transposase (programmed frameshift) encodes MGNKTSYSEEFKKQIVMLYKNGKSVINLGQEYNLPKPTIYSWVKNYNNSGSFKAKDNRTLEENEIITLRKELKDFKMENDIFKASRTDNGQKIAIINNNKTKYSVRKICKILGLSKSTYYYQNNKCINKQVNNYEQEVISAFNKSRKIYWARKIKVILNRKDIILSRRKIRFFMIKNNLVSKYTKLKYHNHKTTVNNDQINNILNRQFNNKKPNEVIVSDLTYVQVGAKWHYICLLIDLFNREIIGYSDGPNKTAELVQQAFHKITRPLNQITLFHTDRGNEFKNKIIDEILITFNIKRSLSNKCCPYYNAVAETTYKTFKTEFIKGKKFKNLTQLKYELFDFVHWYNNIRIHGSLNFLSPVTFKKQMSI; translated from the exons ATGGGAAATAAAACTTCATACTCTGAAGAATTTAAAAAACAAATTGTCATGCTATATAAAAATGGTAAAAGTGTTATTAATCTAGGGCAAGAATATAATTTACCAAAACCAACTATTTATAGTTGAGTTAAAAATTATAATAATTCTGGTTCATTTAAAGCAAAAGACAATCGCACACTAGAAGAAAATGAAATAATAACTTTACGAAAAGAACTTAAAGACTTTAAAATGGAAAATGACATTT TTAAAGCAAGCCGCACTGATAATGGCCAAAAAATAGCAATAATTAATAACAACAAAACAAAATATTCAGTAAGAAAAATATGTAAGATTTTGGGTTTATCAAAATCAACTTATTATTATCAAAATAATAAATGTATTAACAAGCAAGTTAATAATTATGAACAAGAAGTTATCAGTGCCTTTAATAAAAGTCGAAAAATTTATTGGGCTCGCAAAATTAAAGTTATTTTAAACAGAAAAGATATCATCTTATCGCGGCGAAAAATCAGATTCTTTATGATCAAAAATAATTTGGTTTCTAAATACACCAAATTAAAATATCATAATCATAAAACAACAGTCAATAATGACCAAATTAATAATATTTTAAATCGTCAATTTAACAACAAAAAACCTAATGAAGTTATTGTTAGTGATTTAACATATGTTCAAGTTGGCGCTAAATGACATTATATTTGTTTATTAATTGACTTGTTTAATCGTGAAATAATTGGTTATAGTGATGGGCCGAATAAAACAGCCGAACTGGTCCAACAAGCTTTTCATAAAATAACACGACCATTAAATCAAATAACTCTATTTCATACTGATCGTGGTAATGAGTTTAAAAATAAAATCATTGATGAAATTTTAATAACTTTTAATATTAAAAGATCATTAAGCAATAAATGCTGCCCTTATTATAATGCTGTGGCTGAAACAACTTACAAAACTTTTAAAACTGAATTTATTAAGGGTAAAAAATTTAAAAATTTAACACAATTAAAATACGAACTTTTTGATTTTGTGCATTGATATAACAATATTCGAATTCATGGCAGTTTAAATTTTTTATCTCCAGTTACTTTTAAAAAACAAATGTCTATATAA
- a CDS encoding IS3 family transposase, whose product MKQFGYRRITKYLKEDYGIKYNSKKVLRIMRDNQIQPEYVRKMRRKIKYKQNK is encoded by the coding sequence TTAAAACAATTTGGTTATCGAAGAATTACTAAATATTTAAAAGAAGATTATGGTATAAAATATAATTCAAAAAAAGTTTTAAGAATTATGCGTGATAATCAAATACAACCTGAATATGTAAGAAAAATGAGAAGAAAAATAAAGTATAAACAGAATAAATAA
- a CDS encoding lipoprotein, whose amino-acid sequence MYKLNIKKLLSLLGAISLVGTSTTSLVACNTPQEYTTKELKELKKKNKINTTNQEIRDNLEWIAPQEKPFNTVDNKWYYIIYKDNSNNIKLSKRINNNPDVNIKLPWSNLWIKVYRWNGEEQNLPDLIVDNDGNVKVKEE is encoded by the coding sequence TTATATAAATTAAATATTAAAAAATTATTAAGTCTTTTAGGTGCAATATCATTAGTAGGAACAAGTACAACCAGTTTAGTTGCTTGTAATACACCACAAGAATATACAACCAAAGAATTAAAAGAACTAAAAAAAAAGAATAAAATAAATACTACTAACCAAGAAATCAGAGACAATTTAGAATGAATAGCACCACAAGAAAAACCATTTAATACAGTTGACAATAAATGATATTACATAATATATAAGGATAATTCTAATAATATAAAATTATCAAAAAGAATAAATAATAATCCAGATGTTAATATTAAATTGCCCTGGTCTAATTTATGAATAAAAGTTTATCGTTGAAATGGTGAAGAACAAAATTTACCTGACTTAATTGTTGATAATGATGGTAATGTAAAAGTTAAGGAAGAATAA